A genome region from Rattus norvegicus strain BN/NHsdMcwi chromosome 17, GRCr8, whole genome shotgun sequence includes the following:
- the Ralgdsl8 gene encoding ral guanine nucleotide dissociation stimulator-like isoform X2, with translation MVVTEPCTETHISTNMVENLVNRLVSSLQDGDLFFAPAFLNAYRQFTTTQYALDLLLKRFAYFYLDCEEDKHIKSTLCCFLDTWIDQYPEEFSQTILKKLKTYLTVNMPSSDLNVRVHMLLKELRQESNESEGKGEDSVSLPVTLLYKTESAADLSSSVEVRSYTSGDLEMEAWFPSGNVQPEPAYLQETETPESTIKVISWD, from the exons ATGGTCGTGACGGAGCCCTGTACAGAGACACATATCAGTACAAACATGGTGGAAAATCTGGTGAATCGACTGGTGTCATCTCTGCAGGATGGGGACCTCTTCTTTGCCCCTGCTTTCCTGAACGCATACCGACAGTTCACCACCACACAGTATGCGCTGGATCTGCTGTTGAAGAG GTTTGCCTACTTCTACCTGGATTGTGAAGAGGATAAACACATAAAGAG CACTCTCTGTTGCTTCCTGGACACATGGATAGACCAATACCCTGAGGAGTTTAGTCAGACCATTCTGAAAAAGTTGAAGACCTACTTGACTGTGAACATGCCCTCCTCCGATCTGAATGTCCGTGTCCATATGCTCCTCAAGGAGTTGCGGCAAGAGTCCAATGAGTCAGAGGGAAAAGGTGAAGACTCAG TTTCACTGCCCGTTACCCTTCTCTACAAGACTGAATCGGCTGCAGATTTGTCTTCATCTGTAGAAGTGAGGAGCTACACCTCTGGAGATTTAGAGATGGAAGCGTGGTTTCCATCAGGGAACGTGCAGCCAGAACCAGCTTATCTGCAAGAGACAGAGACCCCAGAATCCACCATAAAGGTCATCTCTTGGGACTAG
- the Ralgdsl8 gene encoding ral guanine nucleotide dissociation stimulator-like isoform X1, which translates to MFSCCPWTTEGSGLKKDKNEGQVGTLKFMILSCLQCLWPFAQKETDLTQENQTQDYADEGEHECAPMVVTEPCTETHISTNMVENLVNRLVSSLQDGDLFFAPAFLNAYRQFTTTQYALDLLLKRFAYFYLDCEEDKHIKSTLCCFLDTWIDQYPEEFSQTILKKLKTYLTVNMPSSDLNVRVHMLLKELRQESNESEGKGEDSVSLPVTLLYKTESAADLSSSVEVRSYTSGDLEMEAWFPSGNVQPEPAYLQETETPESTIKVISWD; encoded by the exons ATGTTCTCTTGTTGTCCTTGGACTACTGAAGGCTCAGGCctgaagaaagataaaaatgaaggtCAGGTAGGGACCTTGAAATTCAtgattctttcctgcctgcaATGTCTCTGGCCATTtgcccagaaggaaacagacttgACCCAAGAAAACCAGACCCAGGACTACGCAGACGAG GGTGAGCATGAGTGTGCCCCAATGGTCGTGACGGAGCCCTGTACAGAGACACATATCAGTACAAACATGGTGGAAAATCTGGTGAATCGACTGGTGTCATCTCTGCAGGATGGGGACCTCTTCTTTGCCCCTGCTTTCCTGAACGCATACCGACAGTTCACCACCACACAGTATGCGCTGGATCTGCTGTTGAAGAG GTTTGCCTACTTCTACCTGGATTGTGAAGAGGATAAACACATAAAGAG CACTCTCTGTTGCTTCCTGGACACATGGATAGACCAATACCCTGAGGAGTTTAGTCAGACCATTCTGAAAAAGTTGAAGACCTACTTGACTGTGAACATGCCCTCCTCCGATCTGAATGTCCGTGTCCATATGCTCCTCAAGGAGTTGCGGCAAGAGTCCAATGAGTCAGAGGGAAAAGGTGAAGACTCAG TTTCACTGCCCGTTACCCTTCTCTACAAGACTGAATCGGCTGCAGATTTGTCTTCATCTGTAGAAGTGAGGAGCTACACCTCTGGAGATTTAGAGATGGAAGCGTGGTTTCCATCAGGGAACGTGCAGCCAGAACCAGCTTATCTGCAAGAGACAGAGACCCCAGAATCCACCATAAAGGTCATCTCTTGGGACTAG